The following are from one region of the Paenibacillus sabinae T27 genome:
- a CDS encoding M15 family metallopeptidase, with product MRKQLWIPLLFLVVIAAGWGIGQYTSPASPGGGAAATNQPDLKGPGAVETGTPSAAPTPVTSPVPSASPESQSGDPGESAMLAATEPDSIGVIVNKQYGLPDDYKPADLVYPDVPFLFKEKLEKRMMRKEAAHALEEMFAGAKLDKVYLAGVSAYRSAKTQRSLFNAYVERDGEDKARTYSAVPGYSEHQTGLAIDLSGRDGKCAAESCFAGTKEANWLALHAPDYGFIIRYPLGKEAVTGYMYEPWHVRYVGEKVARYLTDKGITLEEYYSAVPVSK from the coding sequence ATGCGCAAACAACTATGGATACCCCTCCTGTTCCTTGTCGTCATCGCCGCCGGCTGGGGAATAGGTCAATATACATCGCCGGCTTCACCAGGCGGCGGGGCCGCAGCTACAAATCAGCCAGACCTTAAGGGACCGGGGGCGGTGGAGACAGGAACCCCGTCAGCGGCACCGACACCGGTTACGTCGCCGGTTCCTTCAGCCTCTCCAGAGTCGCAGAGCGGAGACCCGGGAGAATCGGCCATGCTTGCGGCAACCGAGCCGGACAGCATCGGCGTCATCGTGAACAAGCAGTATGGGCTGCCGGATGATTACAAACCGGCGGATCTGGTGTATCCCGATGTTCCGTTCCTCTTCAAAGAAAAGCTTGAAAAGCGGATGATGCGCAAGGAAGCGGCTCATGCGCTCGAAGAGATGTTCGCCGGCGCAAAGCTGGACAAGGTATATTTGGCGGGGGTCTCCGCCTATCGCTCCGCGAAGACGCAGCGGAGTCTGTTCAACGCCTATGTGGAGCGGGACGGAGAGGATAAGGCGCGCACATACAGCGCCGTTCCGGGCTACAGCGAGCATCAGACGGGGCTGGCGATCGACCTCTCCGGAAGAGACGGCAAATGCGCGGCGGAGAGCTGCTTCGCCGGAACGAAGGAAGCGAATTGGCTGGCGCTTCACGCGCCTGACTACGGTTTCATCATCCGTTATCCGCTAGGCAAAGAAGCCGTTACGGGTTACATGTACGAGCCGTGGCATGTCCGTTATGTGGGCGAGAAAGTCGCCCGTTATCTTACGGACAAAGGTATAACGCTTGAGGAGTATTACAGCGCTGTGCCCGTCTCCAAGTAG
- a CDS encoding LLM class flavin-dependent oxidoreductase, with product MIKLSVLDQSPVSEGSSPAEALAETAALAREADRLGYYRFWVAEHHFAPGLAGSSPEVLMAHLAAVTSSIRIGSGGILLPHYSSYKVAENIRVLQALYPGRIDLGIGRAAGGGVLAVRALQEYGKAGPDLYPLQIADLLAYLNEGADLHHRFAGLQAMPRVSSPPEIWLLGSSRDSAELAARLGTGLAFARFINVSGGEEAMAAYRDHFCPSPLLLKPKGMIAVFAVCAETTEEADRLASSMDLSAVLLDKTHVSAPTPSVESALSYPYTPYEKHIVQENRKHILVGSPEQIRDQLNELCERFGCEEVIIASVMHGFADKLKSYRLIAEACGLSAR from the coding sequence ATGATTAAGCTCAGTGTGCTTGACCAGTCGCCGGTATCGGAAGGAAGCTCGCCCGCCGAAGCGCTCGCGGAGACCGCCGCGCTGGCCCGGGAAGCCGACCGGCTCGGTTATTACCGCTTCTGGGTAGCGGAGCACCATTTTGCGCCAGGTCTGGCCGGATCGAGTCCGGAGGTGCTGATGGCCCATCTGGCGGCCGTTACCTCTTCCATCCGGATCGGCTCGGGAGGTATCCTGCTGCCCCACTACAGCTCATACAAAGTCGCGGAGAATATTCGGGTGCTTCAGGCCCTGTATCCCGGGCGGATCGATCTGGGGATCGGCCGGGCTGCCGGCGGAGGCGTTCTGGCCGTCCGCGCTTTGCAGGAATACGGTAAAGCCGGCCCCGACCTCTATCCCTTGCAGATTGCCGATCTGCTCGCCTATCTGAACGAAGGGGCGGATTTGCATCACCGTTTTGCGGGCCTTCAGGCCATGCCCAGGGTCTCTTCTCCCCCGGAGATCTGGCTGCTCGGTTCCAGCCGGGACAGCGCTGAACTGGCCGCCAGGCTGGGAACGGGGCTGGCTTTTGCCCGTTTCATTAACGTTAGCGGCGGCGAGGAGGCGATGGCGGCTTACCGCGACCATTTTTGCCCATCGCCTCTGCTCCTGAAGCCCAAAGGCATGATCGCTGTGTTCGCGGTCTGCGCCGAGACGACAGAGGAAGCGGACCGGCTTGCATCCAGCATGGACCTCTCGGCCGTCCTGCTGGACAAGACGCATGTCTCCGCCCCGACGCCTTCTGTTGAGTCCGCGCTGTCTTATCCGTACACGCCATACGAGAAACATATTGTACAGGAGAACCGGAAACATATACTTGTCGGCTCCCCGGAACAAATCCGCGATCAGCTTAACGAGCTCTGCGAGCGGTTCGGCTGTGAAGAGGTGATTATTGCGAGCGTGATGCACGGCTTTGCCGACAAGCTGAAATCTTACCGGCTGATTGCGGAAGCCTGCGGGCTGTCCGCGCGTTAG
- a CDS encoding FAD-dependent oxidoreductase gives MKVAVIGCTHAGTAAIVNTAQLYPEAEITVYERNDNISFLSCGIALYVGGVVKDPQGLFYSSPEKLAELGVKTNMRHEVVLVDTKNKTLRARDLNTGKEFDDAYDKLIVTTGSWPIVPKLEGIDLDNILLSKNYNHSNTIIEKSRHAKHIAVVGAGYIGIELVEAFQLNGKKVTLIDAEPRILSKYLDPEFTNPIEQSLKDHGIELALGEKVSSFKGEGGKVTTVVTDKGEYQADLVILCIGFRPNTELLKGQVDMLDNGAIIVDNYMHTSAPDVFAAGDSCAIHYNPTGKKAYIPLATNAVRMGTLVARNLVNNTIPYMGTQGTSGIKIYEDNIAGTGMTEAAAKHEGIDAEAVMITDNYRPEFMPTFEEVQLKVVFERGTRRILGAQIMSKMDLTQSINTISVCIQNGMTVDQLAFIDFFFQPHYNKPWNFLNTAGLQALPKLAESKQPVRV, from the coding sequence ATGAAAGTAGCCGTTATCGGATGCACCCACGCAGGAACCGCCGCCATTGTCAACACAGCCCAGCTGTACCCGGAAGCCGAAATTACCGTGTATGAGCGCAACGACAACATTTCTTTCTTGTCTTGCGGCATTGCGCTGTATGTCGGAGGCGTTGTGAAAGACCCGCAGGGGCTGTTTTATTCGTCTCCGGAGAAGCTGGCCGAGCTCGGAGTCAAGACCAATATGCGCCATGAAGTGGTGTTGGTGGATACGAAAAACAAGACGCTTCGCGCACGCGATCTGAACACGGGCAAAGAATTTGACGATGCCTACGACAAGCTCATTGTGACGACAGGCTCCTGGCCGATCGTTCCTAAGCTTGAAGGGATTGACCTGGATAACATTCTGCTCTCCAAAAACTACAATCATTCCAATACCATTATCGAAAAATCGCGTCACGCCAAGCATATCGCCGTCGTCGGCGCGGGCTATATCGGTATCGAGCTGGTCGAGGCCTTTCAGCTTAACGGCAAAAAGGTCACGCTGATCGACGCGGAGCCTCGCATTCTGAGCAAATACCTTGACCCCGAGTTTACGAATCCGATCGAGCAGTCGCTGAAGGATCACGGCATCGAGCTGGCGCTTGGCGAGAAGGTGAGCTCCTTCAAGGGCGAGGGCGGCAAGGTAACGACCGTCGTTACGGACAAAGGCGAATACCAAGCGGATCTGGTCATTCTCTGCATCGGCTTCCGTCCGAACACGGAACTGCTTAAGGGACAGGTCGATATGCTGGACAACGGGGCGATTATCGTGGACAACTACATGCACACAAGCGCGCCGGATGTGTTCGCGGCAGGAGACAGCTGTGCGATTCACTACAACCCGACAGGTAAAAAAGCCTACATCCCGCTGGCAACCAACGCCGTACGGATGGGCACGCTGGTTGCCCGCAATCTGGTGAACAATACGATTCCTTATATGGGAACGCAAGGGACTTCCGGCATCAAAATTTACGAAGACAATATCGCCGGAACCGGCATGACCGAAGCCGCCGCCAAGCACGAGGGAATCGACGCCGAAGCGGTCATGATTACGGACAACTACCGTCCGGAGTTTATGCCTACTTTCGAGGAGGTCCAGCTCAAGGTTGTCTTTGAGCGCGGCACGCGCCGCATTCTGGGAGCGCAAATCATGTCCAAAATGGATTTGACCCAGTCGATCAATACGATCTCGGTCTGCATCCAGAACGGCATGACGGTCGACCAGCTCGCCTTTATTGATTTCTTCTTCCAGCCGCATTACAACAAGCCGTGGAACTTCCTGAACACGGCCGGCCTTCAGGCGCTGCCGAAACTTGCGGAGAGCAAACAGCCGGTCAGAGTTTAG
- a CDS encoding DUF3243 domain-containing protein, translated as MSEHNHVVSKDGSVAIEMVKETLNRIEPGQREEILNDFDAFRNYLRKRVELARKIGLSEAQLAQAAEKVADYLAAYEEPRNSEEKLLLELWKTGSKEERAKFASMLVRLALSETD; from the coding sequence GTGTCCGAGCATAATCATGTTGTAAGCAAAGACGGCAGCGTGGCGATCGAGATGGTGAAGGAAACCCTGAACCGGATTGAACCGGGGCAAAGGGAAGAAATTTTGAACGACTTTGACGCCTTTCGAAACTATTTAAGAAAACGGGTGGAGCTGGCCCGGAAAATCGGCCTCAGCGAGGCCCAGCTTGCCCAAGCGGCCGAGAAGGTGGCCGATTATCTGGCCGCTTACGAGGAGCCCCGCAATAGCGAGGAGAAGCTGCTTCTGGAGCTGTGGAAGACCGGCAGCAAAGAGGAGAGGGCCAAGTTCGCTTCCATGCTGGTCAGGCTTGCGCTGTCGGAAACGGACTAG
- a CDS encoding formate/nitrite transporter family protein has product MAYNKPQQIAEVTVENGIKKAHNPLLTVLILGFLGGAFIALGYLLDIRVIASAPKEWGSIASFIGASVFPVGLILVLLAGGELLTGNMMAVPLALYSKKISFGETIKNLILITLSNFVGALFVAYFFGHVVGLTADGVYLDKLVDLAEHKLDATFLQAFVSGIGCNWLVALAVWLSYGADNFSGKILGIWFPTMAFVAIGFQHVVANMFLIPAAIFEGHFSWGQYLGNFVPVWLGNLTGGALFVAAIYWNAYLRKSPAAVQSLDSVASAGVKKHA; this is encoded by the coding sequence ATGGCTTATAACAAACCGCAGCAAATAGCCGAAGTGACGGTGGAGAACGGAATCAAGAAGGCTCACAACCCTCTGCTCACCGTGCTTATTCTCGGCTTTCTGGGGGGAGCGTTCATCGCTCTGGGATACTTACTTGATATTCGCGTTATTGCCAGCGCGCCGAAGGAATGGGGGTCCATCGCCAGCTTTATCGGGGCATCGGTGTTCCCGGTCGGACTTATTCTCGTGCTTCTGGCAGGGGGAGAACTGCTTACCGGCAATATGATGGCTGTGCCGCTCGCTTTGTATTCCAAGAAGATCTCGTTCGGAGAGACGATCAAGAACCTGATTCTGATTACGCTGAGCAATTTTGTGGGAGCCCTGTTTGTCGCTTATTTCTTCGGGCATGTCGTGGGTCTGACCGCCGATGGCGTCTACCTTGACAAGCTGGTTGACCTGGCGGAGCACAAACTGGACGCTACGTTCCTTCAGGCTTTTGTTTCGGGTATCGGCTGTAACTGGCTTGTGGCGCTGGCGGTCTGGCTGTCCTACGGAGCCGACAATTTCAGCGGCAAAATCCTCGGCATCTGGTTCCCGACCATGGCTTTCGTTGCCATCGGATTCCAGCACGTTGTCGCTAACATGTTCCTGATTCCGGCGGCTATCTTCGAAGGCCATTTCTCATGGGGACAGTACCTCGGCAATTTCGTGCCGGTCTGGCTCGGCAACCTGACAGGCGGAGCCTTGTTTGTGGCGGCCATCTACTGGAACGCCTATCTGCGTAAGTCGCCTGCGGCGGTTCAATCTCTGGACAGCGTGGCCTCGGCCGGCGTGAAGAAGCACGCTTAA
- a CDS encoding formate--tetrahydrofolate ligase, protein MRLITEVAAETGIREEHLELYGKYKAKLAPSLWEEIKGRPDGKLVLVTAMNPTPAGEGKTLTTIGLAQAMNKAGVKTVAALREPSLGPCLGMKGGATGSGKAQIVPADEINLHFTGDIHAVTSAHNLLSAMIDNHIFQGNELGLDPTRIVWKRVMDMNDRSLRNVVTGLGDGNGIVRESGFQITTASEIMAVLCLCANLADLRVRLGRMLIGYDREGHPVTAGELKAVDAMTALLKEAVKPNLVQTLEGTPVIVHGGPFANIAHGCSSVIGTRYALKLGEVVVTEAGFGADLGAEKFMDIKCRQAGLKPSAAVLVVTIKSLKYNGGVPKGELYAGNRAALLAGMSNMERHIQNLRKFGVPVVVALNHFEGDSQAEIQEVLAACRRLGVPVAISKAWAQGGAGGLELAEELKLLLEGSDTSAFAHLYEDELDIPSKIGKIVKEIYHGADVSFSPAAKRSLAMIEKLGLSHLQVCMAKTPYSFSDQPRLLGAPRGFTVQVRDITLSLGAGFAVVITGSIVTMPGLPAKPAAEGLRIDEEGRLLGLL, encoded by the coding sequence ATGAGGTTAATTACGGAGGTTGCGGCAGAGACGGGTATTCGGGAAGAGCATCTGGAGTTATACGGAAAATATAAAGCAAAGCTGGCTCCATCCCTGTGGGAGGAGATCAAGGGCCGTCCCGACGGCAAGCTGGTGCTGGTGACCGCCATGAACCCGACTCCGGCGGGAGAAGGCAAGACGCTGACGACGATTGGACTCGCGCAGGCCATGAACAAGGCGGGCGTCAAGACGGTGGCCGCGCTGCGTGAGCCTTCGCTAGGTCCATGCCTTGGCATGAAGGGCGGAGCAACGGGCAGCGGGAAGGCGCAGATTGTTCCGGCCGATGAGATTAATTTGCATTTTACGGGCGATATTCATGCAGTGACATCGGCGCATAATTTGCTGTCGGCGATGATCGATAACCACATCTTTCAGGGCAACGAGCTGGGGCTGGACCCGACGCGAATCGTGTGGAAACGGGTCATGGATATGAACGACCGAAGTCTCCGCAATGTCGTTACGGGGCTTGGCGACGGCAACGGAATTGTCCGGGAGAGCGGCTTTCAGATCACGACCGCTTCGGAAATTATGGCCGTGCTGTGCCTGTGCGCTAATTTGGCCGATCTAAGGGTTCGCCTTGGCCGGATGCTGATCGGCTATGACCGTGAAGGGCATCCGGTGACGGCGGGCGAGCTGAAAGCGGTGGATGCGATGACCGCCCTGCTGAAAGAAGCAGTTAAGCCGAATCTGGTGCAGACGCTTGAAGGAACGCCGGTCATCGTCCATGGCGGTCCGTTTGCCAATATCGCGCACGGCTGCAGCAGTGTGATCGGCACCCGCTACGCCCTGAAGCTGGGCGAAGTTGTCGTGACGGAAGCGGGCTTCGGCGCTGATCTTGGGGCGGAGAAGTTCATGGATATCAAATGCCGGCAGGCGGGCCTGAAGCCATCCGCAGCCGTGCTTGTTGTTACGATAAAATCGCTGAAATATAACGGCGGCGTGCCCAAGGGAGAGCTTTACGCCGGAAACCGGGCCGCTCTGCTAGCCGGAATGAGCAATATGGAGCGCCATATCCAGAATTTGCGCAAATTCGGCGTTCCTGTCGTCGTGGCGCTCAATCATTTTGAAGGCGACAGCCAGGCGGAGATTCAGGAAGTGCTGGCGGCTTGCCGGCGCTTGGGCGTCCCTGTCGCCATCTCGAAGGCGTGGGCCCAAGGCGGAGCCGGGGGCCTGGAGCTGGCCGAAGAGCTGAAGCTGCTGCTGGAGGGCAGCGACACGTCAGCTTTCGCGCATTTATACGAGGACGAACTCGACATTCCGTCGAAGATCGGCAAAATTGTCAAGGAAATCTACCACGGCGCCGATGTGTCCTTCAGTCCGGCAGCCAAGCGGAGTCTGGCTATGATCGAAAAGCTGGGCCTAAGCCATCTGCAGGTGTGCATGGCCAAGACGCCGTATTCCTTCTCCGATCAGCCCCGTCTGCTCGGCGCCCCGCGCGGCTTCACCGTTCAGGTACGCGACATTACGCTGTCGCTGGGAGCCGGCTTTGCCGTCGTCATTACGGGCAGCATCGTCACGATGCCGGGGCTTCCGGCCAAACCGGCCGCCGAAGGGCTGCGGATCGACGAGGAAGGACGTTTGCTCGGCCTGCTGTAG